From the genome of Phlebotomus papatasi isolate M1 chromosome 2, Ppap_2.1, whole genome shotgun sequence:
AGGAGATGTATTTGTGGAAATCCAAAGTGAGAGTGTTGCGAGGGTTTCTTATCTCCAAAGACACCggctttcattttttttaaacttgagaGCCAGTTGCTTGGTGTCCGGCTCTGGAACCCAAACGTGGGAGCTTCACTTTCAGCGATCAGTGATGTcacagaaaatttgttatttaaatttcaagagTCACGTAATACCGATAAACAGCTTTCTTATcaaaagtttgtacttcttAGCATTTTCCCACTGTTTTATGATTACACGCTTTTTACAAACTATTTTTAAACTTCAAGGCAATAACTTCATAAAATGTAAATGGCATAAACGGTGTCCGTATCACAATAAAACTAGCAAAAAGTTTAATGATTACTCTTAACGATCTTTCGTTAAATTAGGTCGCTCGTTCGGCTCTGCAGAAGCTCTTCGTCTACGGAACGCTGAAGAGGGGTGAACCTAATCATTACTGGTTCAAGAAGTCCAGCAACGGATATGCCAAGTTCGTCTGCAAAGCTGCCACAACCAAGAAGATGCCACTGGTAATCGCCACAAGATACAACATACCCTTCCTGCTGGACAAACCTGGGCATGGGAACTACGTAGCTGGGGAAATCTACGAGGTAGATGACAGGATGATGGAAAAGATTGAAAACCTCGAAGGACGTGATCTTCTCACTCGTGACATTCAAGATATGAACATGGGACTTCAGGAAGGGTTAGTAAAATGAACAATAAGGGCGaatggggtagtttcacgcatTCAATTCTTtcgaaaatacacatttttgggataattaataaatagcgtaataaattttcaaatcgcCAATATCCAAGAGAAACTAGCTAGACTTATCAAATATTAAATCTAAGATCTAGAAAGTTGATTGGAAAGATTTCaactttcaattttgaaataaaataaacattctAGTGATTTTTGAAAGTTCTGGAAGTCAAAAAGTTGAAACTTTATGTACAATTTATATTCCAATTCACAAAATTTGTCGTTTATGTAAAAACTTACCATATGGCTcgggcacatcttttagatcaagaaaatttcatgaagtcgaatttcggatccctttctttatcacatgttttgcataatgtctatctcattctctcgaactcttcttcttctcttaaacaccaccccaaattcaatttagttcagtcgaatttggtatgcgaaagaatgagatagtcatatgcaaaacatgtgagaaagaaagggtttcgaatttcgacttcatgaaattttcctgatctaaaaggtgtgcgtGTGCTAGAGctattattttagaatttttggataaaataaCATTGTAACGAATAAGAAAAAACAGCTTAGAAACAATTTTCCATTtggtttcatgaaatcaaaattaacatccctttctttcttaaaagtttttcatatgtctatcGTCTTCTTTTGCACCCTTCTTCTTCTGCTTCTTCTAGAgaatatcacaccaaattaaatttatctcagtccaattttgaatgcgaaagagtaagataaatttacgcaaatcttttgaaaaagagacgcgaattttatttttatgaaattttaccgatctaaaacgTGTACCGAAAATTTAGGTTGTTAtctgaccaaaattgattttctctgACTCACCTCTTAAaatgcatcaagaaaatttcatgaaatcaaaattcacacctCTTTCTTCCTCAGACGTTTTGAATTtatctatcttattctttcgcactcttcttctacttcttttgatcatcaaaacaaattcaatttacatcAACCAAATTTAAgtgctaaaattttaaaaaggatagaacgttaataattttgatttaaaataattttattggtcTAAAAGACGTGTCGAAGGTACTAATGACTTATTCTGGCGTCACTGACAAAGTTTAACATTTTCTTACGTCACTTGATTTATTAAGGTGCTCACacacctttttaatttaaaaactttcaatttcatctcattgaaatttattcatctatagacgaatattaatttaaaattgtcaaattttatcatttataaCTCCGGCACACTGTTTAGATCAGgagaatttcatgaagtcgaaattcgaatccctttcttgcTCACAGGCTTTGCATATacaatctcattctttcgcactctttctcttcctttaaacatcacaacaaattcaatttagctcaatcgaatttggagcgTGGAAGTATGAGGTAGTCATATTCAAAACgtgcgagaaagaaagggaagtatattttgatttcatgaaatttactacATCCTTTCTTctttcaaaattagattgaacaaaattcaatttgaacgGATGTTCAAACGTAGAAGAAGActgcaaaagagtaggatagacttgtGCATACAATTTAAAAACGAGAAGGATgtcaatttcgatttcatgaaattttcttggtctcTAAAAGGTGTTCTAGTGGCATTAGAAGTTCATTTAAGGTCAGTTTAAATTTTAGTTGTTCTAcacaaaaaagtaaattagtcaACAAGGAGtagtaatttatattttaaaatatactttGTTCTTTATTATTGCTTCGAGGCatgttttagatcaggaaaatttcatgtgatcaaaattcacatcacttcAAGACCGAAGCGATCCTTTACACGatatttaagaaatataaaaGAACATTAGACTTTATAAAAATCAAGACGACTCGgcataatttcatgaaatcaaaactcgcgtccctttctttcacaAGAGATTTGAATAAGTCTAtaccactctttcggtctcaaaattagattgaactaaattgaatttggtgtgactttcaaaagaagaagaagagcccGAAAGAGTGTGATCCGTGATCCAAAAAAGCTCCTTcactgaattttgaaatatattttgttgcaTCGTATGAGCATCCCAAAAAGTCCAAAATCCCattaaatccaaatttaatttccatcgaaaatcgatttatgATAACTTTTACTTAAAACCATTTGACAATATCCACAATATCTCATttttaattagggtaaagttggacaatggtacaatttggacagggctttttgtcttgataaacttagtacttcatttttatttatatatttttaatgctttagttttataatttggttccttgtgcttaaacacaaattttgtactgtatttatcaagaaaaaagccatgtccaacttgtactggcGAATTGTCCaccttgtaacactaattccaaattatatcactttaccctaaaataGGTTTTTTAAAGTGCTTTAAAGtagtttttgattaaattttatcaaagaGAGCTACAATATCGTTTTAGAAGAGCTTTTAAGGCTGCGTTCATAGGAATGTACATGGTACAAGTTTTGTGTCCCATGGTACAAAAAAGTTCGCTATTCGCAGGCAGCGATGGACTTTTTCCCCTTCTTTCGGTGCACCAAAATGGACTTTTTCGAACAGCGAAGTACTTTTTCGTACATCGCGGTACTTTTTTGTCCATAGGAAGACAAAATGATCCTCTCCATGCTCCTTCAGTGCTCCATGGATGAGACAGTGATCCACGTGATCCTTTTGCACCCGCACTGAtggaaaataaacaatttcttgCTTCCATCGACATTGTGCATGTTCATTTCCCCCAgtcgcaaatttttttttgacaattcgaAAAATATCAAACAACCCGGCTGAACTGGTGATATTTGCATGTAATTACAAATGTAATTATTTATGTAATTACTGACTTTTttcgtgttgttttttttaaatctttttaagtATAAACAATATTTGAGAATAAGAGAGTAAAATTTCGCATTAGACC
Proteins encoded in this window:
- the LOC129800439 gene encoding troponin C-akin-1 protein-like, which gives rise to MCNYKVARSALQKLFVYGTLKRGEPNHYWFKKSSNGYAKFVCKAATTKKMPLVIATRYNIPFLLDKPGHGNYVAGEIYEVDDRMMEKIENLEGRDLLTRDIQDMNMGLQEGIVPCWVFLLKNYPEYLDTLPYLSEYKNTVRHPYGPRSEREEKIVAKNDLLYNLFI